ttatatatttttataagtacTTTTAGAACTTATACAGAAATACTTAGagaaattttagaatatttgtGTATGACAGgtatatattgtaattaaaagGATCTGTTGATAGAAATGAAATTCTAGAAAACATAACAGTGAGTTTTCTCAGTAATGTTTGAGTGTTACATTGAGTTTAAGAGTGGCCCTAAGAGTAGCTATATCCATAAACTCGGTTTCCATAATTCCGTATCCTTTTACAAACCTGAAATAACCAGTGCCAGACACGACTCCGAACTCTCTTTCCTTCATTGTGAAGATATCAGATCCCTGAATCTCCAAGCTGCTACCTTTGAATTCCCCACTGCTGAATATCACAGAGAAAACCATGTACAAGCCTTTCCCATCAAGTTGCGAATTTATGTACATACCCTGAGCTCTACCAATCAGTCTTGAATCGATGTTCGGTCCTTCTGTAACTGGGTCATCAACTATCGCCACAGTGCCAAAGTTTAGGATGTTGGAGACCGCTCCAGTCTTTCCGGCAACAGTAACCGCCGTGGAGTGGTCGCCGGTGAAGTGATCGTGGACGTAGAATATGAGATTCGTTTGCTTTGGTTGGAATGTGGAAAATGTGTGGGCTGCGTATAGGATGGtcaagttgaagatgaagaagaagaggttcGAAGTTAGGTTCAGTGGATTGTTCATCATCCTGTTTTGTCTCTGGTCCCTTGTCCCTTGCTTGGTTTTCTACCTggtgttaatttaattaagatgCTTTAGGGCTGATTAATCAAGGttggataatta
This genomic stretch from Vigna radiata var. radiata cultivar VC1973A chromosome 7, Vradiata_ver6, whole genome shotgun sequence harbors:
- the LOC106768010 gene encoding dirigent protein 1, producing MMNNPLNLTSNLFFFIFNLTILYAAHTFSTFQPKQTNLIFYVHDHFTGDHSTAVTVAGKTGAVSNILNFGTVAIVDDPVTEGPNIDSRLIGRAQGMYINSQLDGKGLYMVFSVIFSSGEFKGSSLEIQGSDIFTMKEREFGVVSGTGYFRFVKGYGIMETEFMDIATLRATLKLNVTLKHY